Genomic window (Daucus carota subsp. sativus chromosome 5, DH1 v3.0, whole genome shotgun sequence):
gactttaaaaaaaaacaacctCATTAATTTAAGCCGATCTGAATACAGCAATGCTTTGAGTTCAACTGCTTTGACTGCTTAACAAGGAACCAACATTGTGCGTAAATCAGTGAGCAGATCGTTCAACATTTCACAGGCAACGCCTAATGAATAAAACCAGATGTAGCTGTAGGGATAGCAACTCTGACTTTCGTAAATCTCAAGTACAAAGTACTTATAATGAAGCACTGCAAACTTAAGGGATACCTTTAGATAATTGAACAGCAAACAGGAAATGGAGGACATACAAGTTATTCATTCATCACAATAAAGAACCACTGCAAGCAGGATGGAGTACATAAACAAAATTAAGCTTGGGGCTTTTCCCACTTGAGGGGCTTCACCACCTCCCAAGTGAAGTCTGGATCATCCCTTCCGAAATGTCCATAGGCTGCTGTCTTCAAGAACCTTCCGTTGCCACCTCTCTTCAGATCAAGGTTAATGGAGATCATCCCTGGCCTAAAGTCAAAGGTTTCTTTTACTATCTTGAGGATTTCCCTGTCTGGGATTTTTCCAGTTCCATAGGTGTCAACAAAGACGGACAAAGGCTCAGGAACACCTATAGCGTAAGAGACCTGCACAATGCATCTCCGAGCAAGTCCATTGGCTACAATGCTCTTGGCAGCTTGTCTAACAATATACGCACCACTTCTGTCCACCTTAGTTGGGTCCTTTCCAGAAAAAGCACCCCCTCCGTGAGCTCCCCACCCACCATAAGTGTCAATAATGATCTTACGACCAGTGAGACCAGCATCACCATGGGGGCCCCCAATAACAAAACGACCTGAAGGGTTAAGGTGAAAGATGGTCTTCTCATCAAGATATTTCTCTGGGATCACAGGCTTAATGACATGCTCTTTGAGGTCAGCAGCAATCTCATCATTAGTAACTGTCTCATCGTGTTGGGTGGAAATTAGAACTGTGTGAACACGGGTTGGAACCATGGCACCATTCTCATTAAGGTACTCAACAGTGACTTGGGTCTTGCCATCAGGTCTCAACCAGGCGCAGGTACCATTCTTGCGAACATCAGTTAGACGGGCACCAAGTTTGGTTGCAAGGACATGGCTCAGGGGCATAAGTTCAGGGGTCTCATCAGTGGCATAACCAAACATATGGCCTTGATCACCTGCACCAATCTCCTCAGGACGCTTAGTAAGGTGACCATGAACACCCTGGGCAATATCAGGGCTTTGCTGCTCAATGTTTACAAGAACTTTGCAGTTGTCAGCATCGAGACCAACATCAGCAGAAACAAAACCAATGTTACGGCATGTCTCACGGACAATCTTCTCATAATCAACATCGGCCTTGGTAGTAATCTCCCCAAAAACCATGACCATGTTGGTCTTGGTGCAAGTTTCACATGCGACCTTGCTGTCGGGATCTTGGGCTAAGCAGGCATCCAACACCGCGTCGGAGATCTGATCACAGAGCTTGTCTGGGTGACCCTCATTAACAGACTCGGAGGTAAATAGAAAGGTCTCCATACTACAAAGCTGCACATTAAAGAACGAAGAACCACATTCAGACACCTATATCAACCTATGTAGGGTTATAAACTTCACAAGGAAGCTTCCTTGGTGTGATAGTATCATGATCCAACCTCGTGAAATAACATAGAATAAAGTACATCCAATTATAGTATAAGATGCTATCCTTCAGTTTCAgaatttcttttctttaatcACAGGGAATCTGAATATTGTGACTTTATTTTCTCAAGAACCTATATGGTATTTGTGACCAAAATGAGGCTCAAATACAAAGAACAAGAAGACAAGTGGCATAGACTGGACACATAAATTTCTGTTCTTCAAAAGTACTTTTCATTTCCGAAGCTTAAAGTAGTAGCTAGCTAGGGTTTAAAAGTGAGGTGTAATTACCATAAGAACTACCTCTCCTCCTCACTTTTTCTACCCCTAACCTTGTTAACTTTTTGAAGTTATATTGTTTTTCTGAACCCTTTTTTTCCAAcgtgaaaataaaacaatacgTAATTTTAACCAAAAAAGGATGTTTCAATACAACATTCtccaaaaaaaaacaatcataaaaaaaaGGACGTTTCAATACAGCATTCCcccggaaaaaaaaaaacaatcatataaaaaatataaaactcttCCCCCATAAGATTTTAATTATACATTtcgaaatatatttgaaatttgcaaGCAAACATCATTCCGCATCATACGGGTCAAATATAAACAACCAGAAAGAACACCTATGCATTTAGATTCTCTTTTTAAGAACTAGAACTTTTTAGTGCATAACAAAATCGAACATGAAATTAACagaaaattgaattaaaaataacatgataacattttgttaagtgaccaattctcctaaaaacTTAAGATGTTAGTTTTTTGGGCTTAATCTGATAATATAATAGTTTAACATCCCCTCACTCAAAAGCAAGTTATATGGGTCGAAGAGCGGATCACTAGGTGGTTCATACCTTCTATATTTTGCCCTAGTGTGCGATCCAATTTTTAATTACTGTGGGGATTATGGGTCCACAATAGTAGACAATTTCAATTACTGGGAGCATGTTTGTCTGGACTTTAACTCATAGGCTTAAAGCTATTTTTGACTTTAAGCCGAAAACtatctgtttgtgtaataaaccCGAAATTGACTTCAAGTCAGAATAAGCCAGAAAATGACTTAAAGTCAAAAGtaagtttgaggtacttttttcggtgacttaatttttttagataaaggttacccataagtcataagttactcataaatcacttttatttttattactaCATTTTTAATAACACATATAACACATAAGTCATTAAcaagtcaaaattatccaacCAGTTTATCATATGAAGTCATTTTAAGACataagtcacaattttaaactcaGACAAACCGACTCTAGGACTAGGAGGGGATCTCATCCCTTTTTGGGCCTACtaagatataatattaaatcaatatttggATAAATGAGAATATCGTGGGTAAGAGGAACTCGAACTTGAGACCCCTGGCATCCAGAGGTCTGATAGCTCTCATGATGacaaaatatatacatgatgCTACATAACATCcgattttgaaaatatagatgaaattgtatgtttttaaatattaattgaatatTGAGAAATGAATACACAGGTGAGTAGCTTGTGGACTGTGGACTAGTGTTCAAGCTAGTTCAACCAGCAATTCAAGTAGCAGAATCAAGTCTACATGCTTACACACTAATGCTACACACTCTAACAGATCTACACTCACAATAACAATCAAGCATACAAAACTCAGATCCAACTCAATTAAATCCAGATCTAtctatgtatatttaatttaaaactcaaatgaTAGATAAGTGAATGTAGAAGGTGGCTATTGAAATCTACCTGAGAGATAATTAGCGACGAATATGAAAGCTATGTCCTCTCCAATTCAAATCTCCGACGAATAAAATGGAGGAGTAGGGTCTTGTATTTATAGAGGCTGCTGGTGTACGTAACGGGTGAGATATGACCGGTTACCGCTTTTTCTGGTCACtgctttttcttaattttttcgaTACGAACGAGGCTCGAAATTATCGGAGACGCATGCCTTAATCACTTTCCTATATATTCGAATTTTGAGTTGAGTTTTATTATTGGTAAATTTCGATACGGTGGATATTTGAGCTTCAAAATTTTTCTACTTGCATTTGAGAAAATGCGACTAATTGACTGAATTgttgcaaaagaaaaaaagtccTTTGAATACCCCCACCAGAGCAAGTTAGCAATGTTGTAATCTTTGAATTAATGGCAATTTAAAACTGCTTTACTAGGGCAATTGGATTATGGTAGGACAGGTAGGTACAGTTGTTCGTGGCTACTTCTTCAACTAATATAGGAGTAAGATCAATGTTAGGTGTTTCAAAtcatggggccgtttgggttagtttaaaaaaaatgagttcttacttaaattaaagaagtggagtagaagtgagaagtaaataagttaataaagtgtttggaaaagaagtagaagctgtgagagagaagctagcattctcagcttcttaaaaatgcttctacttatttacataaacgggtcaagagaagcagaagccagaagcagcttctgcttctgttTGCCAAACAGATATATGTGTCCAATTTCTGCTCAAATAATGTAGCTGGCGAgtgattaattttaatcaaactatttattcattattattggtgcaattttcatattaatgaaataaaattcCTCGTTAATAAATCAAGCTAAATAActcacaatttttatatttatgtaaagttatattaattaacttGTACGAGAGTAATATTACTTATATTAATGCAAAATTTGTTACAACATGATTCGGCATGGATGACACGATAATTTGAAATGATTTGATTAAAATGATTAACATAAATACAAGAGAATTCTACTACCATAATTAAAGTTATacccaattaaaattaaaatatgacacATACTATTTTATAATTACAATCGACGAATCTCATAAGAAGAATGAAAGAAAGTAGGTGAGGAGGACTGAGGAGGGAATGGAAAGAGTTGGTGAGAGTTTGGTAAATGAGTGCAATTCCAACAAGGAGATGCATCCAACTTGAAGGTTGTTTAGACTCCAGTTGCCTTTGCTTAGCTCACACAAAAACAATACTGCTCAGTGAAGTGACAAACCTCCCAAAAGTTTGGCTCCACTCACACGTACGTGTGTGTCATCTTTGGATTACTCTCTCCCACTTTCTTCAGCCTGGTTGCtcctatattttaatattattttatgtttgtGCTCGCATATaggtattattatattttatatctacTTCCACAAAGTAGACATGACTTCATCCCACTAATTTCTAATTTGTTTCGCATCCAATTTGGAGATTCCGATATCCATGACATACGATATTGGAATTTGGAAGGTACAGCTCCCAAATTTTTTATGTGAAAACAGAGGACTATACTGTATTTCGACGGGAACATCATTTATTCTGTGATTTTTAGAGATGTTGGCTATATTCGTTGGCTAAATAAAACCTGTAAGACaacacattttgcttcaatggcattgactatattggttgactataattgaaaaataatatgttattaatattttatattattaaaatataatatatcagtttaatatgataataaatgatgtgcaatcttcttacagatttcttacagacatgtagaggttcgacaaatttaaccatccacaggaggttggctaaaattatagacaacagctgagtatGATTGGAGCATGAGTTTTTCGTggtgttggctaaattttttatttttagtatgccaactcacattATAGCCGAGGGCTttcgatggttggagatgctcttactttCTAGCTATTTCTTTCCGCACATAGTATGCTGCTAATAATCGATTATTCTGGACCATTAATACTTAGATGACAAGCGGATACTACAAGGCAATAGTAACAGGAAAGTGGCCTCTACACAACCTTGCTGATCATCTCGCTCACCTTGCAAAGGACAATGCTTGGACTTCTGCCACTAATCAACTGTTCCAGGGAAGGCTGCAATCTTGATATCCATGATACAATTGGTTTCCAAAATGTCCTTTTGTGTATTAACATTTAAATTATATGCTCCAAAAATATTGGATGTGTCTATACGATTCGATGAGGACATTCTGGGTCTTTCAACTCACAAATAAACAAAATGTGAGTCAAGCGACCCataatctttttataaaatgtgACTCATAATCTTTGGTACTCGCAAATTtgaactcaaaaaaaaaaaaaaaaaaaaaaaaaaaaaaaaaaaaaaatcttcactTACCTAAGGCTGGTGGCTGGTGGCTGGTGGCTGGTGCACTGTGTGATGGATGGCATCTTGCTGAGAATAGCCCTCAGTTGCAGTCTAGTAAGAATTTGTCGACAGATAATCATGCAATGCAGACTACCTTAGTTCTAGACTTCTCCGACTTTTACGCTTGGCAAAAACCCAACTCAAGGAGGCAGCAGCAATTTCGCTAACCTCATTAAGACTGAAATACATGCAGCCTGCTGTACGCCTGTTCGTTAGAAAACCATGTCCTATTAAACTGTCTGTCAATTCCACAACAAACAAACAAGTCAGTCcctttctttaaaaaataacaagTGGGGTGGCTAGGTATTTGCATCTATTTACTTTGTGCTATAGATGTGATTATCGATCACAGAAATCAagaaaatgaaagttttttttgctttttatcAAGGAAATGAATTTATAAAAGTTAAATGGTTAAATACGAGCATCTTAGAATGATTTCAAGGTATTTCTGATCATCCATAGTACATAGAACTATTATGTGCAAACAAATAATATCATGATCACAACATATAATATTACCATGGCATGTAGGACATAGCAATGCATCGATCACAACACTTTAGCACTCATTCCCCCAGGGGCAAAAAATTCAACCATTTGCATTCCTCTACCAGCTATTGCTATCTGATAATGCTGGTTCCTGAATAAGACATATTGCACgcataaaaatctcaaaaataagaatACAGATCATAAAAAAGGTGTTTATCGAAAAGAAAGACACTAAAAAATCAAggtttttaaattctaaaaactaTTCAGAAAAAGGACTGCCAAGTCCCAAAAAGCTCTTACCTACTACAGGCTCTAGCATCCAATGTTTCTGGCTCTGGCACACTAATGACCAAGTGACAATGTTCGGTTAGTTTCGCATCCTCTTCAAGATGCCAACACCTGACACGTTGATCGAGACCAGTAGAGAAAACCCAAATCCCGTCTGTCCATACTCCTGCACAGCATAAAAAATGACGCTTCAGCACAAATTGTCGTAATAATGGTTCCAGGAGATGTTCAAGCTTCCTTTGAGAAGTCGCCGACACAGGAGGTACATTTATATGGTGTACAGTAAGCAGAAGTTTCATGATACTAATATGGATAGAAATGGACCAAGCTATATCACACAATTATTTCTACGGTACATGCAGTTTGTAAGCTTTAAATTATTGACTGCCACTGttagttcaaaaaaaaataaaaatacagaatTTTTACCAATGTGACAAGATTCAAACCTTTTACAGCAGAACTATGAGCTGAGAGAATTTTTTCGTGACATGATAGTTTAATTGAGTAGTTCTGTTTCTGACACTGATAAATACTACCATCCGAAGTTTCCGACTCGGTACAACCATGTCTATCTGGGTTCGCATTCTCTGTGTAATGAACAGACTGTAGCAGTGATACATCAAATCTGAGGGAATGAAGTGCCTGATCGTCACCCCCACTTATAACATAAAATAGAAAACCAGAGCTAGGACCTGTATTATCTTTTATACCAGAAACATGTAGACAGTTGACCCCTGATTGGTGAACATTTTCAACAGTATGTAATGGCCTTATTTCACAAGTTTCAAGTGAGGAATCCTCGTTGCtcgtttctgatccagagaaagCAGGATCAACAACTTGTGAAAATAGTTCCTTGCTTCTTTGAGGACATGCTGATGAAGACTCATGTAGAGAATGACTTTGACCATTTTCACTTCTATCTGAAGACCCCAGTGAACCCGAGCTATCACCTGGCTTTTCAATACTGCCTAACGATCTCCACCACCGTCCACCTTGACTACCTCTCCCAGTACGTGGCCTTTTCTGACAGTCATTAAAGTCTTCCATTTTAAGAGCTGACACTCGTTGCATACAGGCCTGAACACTTCTAGTTAGATCCCAGAAGGTGATACTTCCATCAGTAGATCCACCAAGTGCAATATACTGGCTTCCAATTTGTATGTTTTCTGCAATAGATTTTCAAGcattgtaagagcatctccaataaggttggctataatcgtttgCTGAATTGGAATTGTCAGACATTACGTAAAATTTGCtcaacctgtaagacattgtgcttcaatggtattggcgatattggttggctataatttaaaaatagtaagttaaTAACATTTTAGACTATTAAAATAGAACTAGCACtgtagcccgtgcgaggcacgggcatgtTCTCATATGCGTGATGAATATTGTTATTCTTGTTATTGTTCGACAGTGTCAAAAATAAAGAGTTTAAATTTTAGATCCTTGTTATTGCAGTGTAGTGTAAacatatcttttattattactttttaGAGTGCAATAACTGTTAGTTGTCCTTAAAATAATGTAAGCAAAGTGTCACAATGATATTCCTGCATCAGTGAAGTATAATGTTGATATTCAACTGGTTGTAGTGTATCTTCATCATTCACcttcaatatattataatttttttaaaattttttttgactATTTCGACCAATAATTCACCTAAGAATTTAATTAATCTTATAATATATTGTCCCACTGTCAGTGGAATATCACACTAATACTCCTCGACACATGAAGTATCACCCTGATAGGTAACTGGTTGTGACGTATCATCATGATAATTctcttataataaaaaatttgtagaTATTTAACTGGTTGTGGCATATCATCCTGATAATATTCTGATATTAGAGTATGTAGTGGGTAGTTAAGGCCCTTtctaattgaatatttatattttgattaaatatagtTGAAAATTGATTATTTCGACCGGAGATTTGCCAAAAAATTTAACCAAGTTTATAAATATGTTGCTCCACTCATAGTGGGAAATACACTGATACTCCTCTACCCGTGGAGTATCACCTGATACTTAACAGGTTACGATATATTATCATGTTAATCCTCTTACAATCAAAGCTTTTGTCGATATTTACAACATTCTTTACTGAATATACTTGTTTTGGTTAAATATTGTTGTGTCACGGGCATGTTGGGTATTTAGGGCCCGAACTTActgaatattcatattttggtcaaatattgttgaaaattggGTAGTTTGGCTGGGCATTTACAGAAGAATtcaattaagtttttttttataaatatataagtttcaCTCCGAGTGGAATATCACACTGATACTCCTCTACCATCGAAGTATCATCCCGATACTCAATTAATTAGATGTATCACCATGATAATACTCTTACAGTCAAATATTTTGCGCATATTTAGGACTTctttactaaatattcataatttagttaaatattatTGAGACACGGTCACACGGGAATGTTCTCATACGCGTGATGGATGTTGATATTTTGACGTTGTCCAAGTGTTAGGTTTGGGTTCTTATTATTGCAAGGTGATGCATTAACCATTATTATGAATTAGATATAGTCGTCCTTATAATAATGCGAGTAAGGCATCACACTGATATTCTTTTACAGGTGGAATATCATATTGATATTTGGCTGGCTGTCCGTATCAACATGATAATACTCTTGCAGTCAAATATTTTGCGAATATTTAGGACTTCTCTACTAATTATTCATAATTTGGTTAAATATTGTTGAGACACGGTCACACGGGAATGTTCTCATGCGCGTGGATGTTGTTATCTTGATGTTGTCCAAGTGTTGGGTTTGGGATCTTGTTATTGCAGGGTGATGCATTAACCACTA
Coding sequences:
- the LOC108223671 gene encoding S-adenosylmethionine synthase 5 — its product is METFLFTSESVNEGHPDKLCDQISDAVLDACLAQDPDSKVACETCTKTNMVMVFGEITTKADVDYEKIVRETCRNIGFVSADVGLDADNCKVLVNIEQQSPDIAQGVHGHLTKRPEEIGAGDQGHMFGYATDETPELMPLSHVLATKLGARLTDVRKNGTCAWLRPDGKTQVTVEYLNENGAMVPTRVHTVLISTQHDETVTNDEIAADLKEHVIKPVIPEKYLDEKTIFHLNPSGRFVIGGPHGDAGLTGRKIIIDTYGGWGAHGGGAFSGKDPTKVDRSGAYIVRQAAKSIVANGLARRCIVQVSYAIGVPEPLSVFVDTYGTGKIPDREILKIVKETFDFRPGMISINLDLKRGGNGRFLKTAAYGHFGRDDPDFTWEVVKPLKWEKPQA